From the genome of Pseudomonas bubulae:
ACGGCTGGGAGGATTTCTTCGATATCACCCGTGCTGCAGACGAGACCGCCAGCAAGCCTGATCCGTTGATGCTCAATCAGATCCTGGCTCATTGCGATGTGTGTCCGCAGCAGGCGTTGATGGTGGGTGATGCGTCCTTTGATTTGCTGATGGCGCGCAATGCGGGTATCGACTCGGTTGCGGTAGGCTATGGTGCTCAATCGATGGAGCGCTTGCTGACGTTCGAGCCCCGGTTGGCAATTGACAGTTTTCCCGAGTTGCGTGCCTGGCTTGATCGCCAGGCTAATTAAGATCTTTGCTGGGGTAGTGCATGGTCGATCAATGGAAGGCGCCCTCTGCGGCTGAAAACACTGTCGGTGGTGACAAAAGCTGGCAGTTGCTGGAAAAAACCCTGTTGGCGGGCATTCAGGAGCAGCGCCGCTCGCGGCGCTGGGGCATTTTCTTCAAGGTGTTGATGTTCTGCTACCTGATTGCGGTGTTGTTGCTGTTTACCCCGTTGGTGAGTATGGAGCGCAGCGCTGTCGGCGGTTCCAGCTACACCGCGCTGATCGATGTGCGTGGTCCGATTGCCGATAAGGAGCCGGCCAGTGCCGACAATCTGGTCACCAGCCTGCAGGCTGCGTTTGACGATCCGCGGGTCAAGGGGGTGGTGCTGCGCATCAACAGCCCGGGCGGCAGTCCTGTGCAGTCGGGTTATGTCTACGATGAAATCCGTCGCCTGCGTGGGCTGCATCCCGATACCAAGGTGTATGCGGTGATTTCCGATCTGGGGGCATCCGGGGCTTATTACATTGCCAGTGCTGCTGATGAGATCTACGCCGACAAGGCCAGTCTCGTCGGGTCGATTGGCGTGACGGCGGCAGGCTTCGGTTTCGTCGGTGCGATGGACAAGCTGGGTATTCAGCGTCGTGCTTACACGTCGGGCGACCACAAGGCGTTCCTGGATCCGTTTGAGCCGGAAAAGCCGGATGAGACCAAGTTCTGGCAGGGTGTGTTGAATGTGACGCACCAGCAGTTCATTGACAGCGTCAAGCAGGGGCGTGGCGATCGCCTGAAAGACAAGGAGCACCCGGAGCTGTTCTCGGGCCTGGTCTGGACGGGGCAGCAGGCGCTGCCGCTGGGGTTGATTGACGGGCTGGGCAATACCAGTTCGGTTGCCCGTGACGTGATCGGCGCCAAGGAGCTGGTGGACTTCACGGTGCAGGAATCGGCTTTCGACCGCTTCTCGAAAAAGCTCGGTGCCAGCGTGGCTGAGCAATTGGCCATGTGGATGGGCTTTCAGGGGCCGACGCTGCGCTGATTGTTGAGTGCTTCAAACAAGCCGGCCTGAAAGAGGGCCGGTTTTTTTATGGCTGGCAAAAAGTTTAGAGGCTCTATGTCGCGTAGCAGCTGCCGAAGGAGCGAGGCTGCGTTCGGCGGCGAAGCCGTCGTGAAATCAGCTGGCGCGGTGCGTCGTCGAATTGCGATCATCGGGTTTACGACGGCTTCGCCGCCGAACGCTGTCTTCGTTCCTCGGCAGCTGCAGGAACACTGCAACTGTGGGAGCGAGCCTGCTCGCGAAGGTCGTTCGCGAGCAGGCTCGCTCCCACAATAGGGCTTGACCTGCAACAGAGTATCTACAGAGTGTCCGGCTTATTCATGGCAGGTGTACGCCCTCGGCAAGCAGCATGTCCACCAGTCGGATCAGTGGCAGGCCGACCAGGCTGGTGGCGTCATCGCCTTCGGTGCGCTGAAACAGGCTCACGCCAAGCCCTTCGGCTTTAAAGCTGCCTGCGCAGTCGTAGGGCTGCTCGGCGCGCAGATAACGCTCGATCTGCTCTGCGCTCAGGCTGCGCATGTGTACGGTAAACGGCACGCAATCGGTCTGATAATGGCCGGTCTGGCTGTTGAGCAGGGTCAGGCCGGTCAGGAAGCTGACGCTGGCACCGCTTGCCGTGGTCAATTGCTGGTGCGCTTTTTCGTAAGTGTGGGGTTTGCCGATGATCCGTCCGTCGAGTACGGCAACCTGGTCCGAGCCGATAATCAGATGATTCGGATGGCTGGCAGCCAGCGCGCGGGCTTTTTCCAGTGACAGGCGCTTGACCAGTTCGATGGCGGTCTCGCCTTGATGATGGCCTTCGTCGATATCCGGCGAGCTGCACGTGAAGGGCAGACGCAGGCGAGACAATAAATCGCGGCGATAAACCGAGCTTGAAGCGAGTAATAAAGGTAGCATGCGCGACTCCTGTAGGCAGTTGACGATTCTAATGCTCGTACGCAATGTCGCACAGACACAATTTCCTTTGACACGTGAAGGGGTCCTCCCTAGAATGCTGCGCCTATGTTGAATGACCCGATTCCACCTCACGTTGACCCGCGCAAATTGGCTGATCGTGGCACTACCCTTCAAGGTGAAGTGTTGCTGGCTGATTTGGAGAGACTCTGCGATCCGCTTTCCGACGATGTCGGTACGGTCCAGGCTAAATTTGTTTTTGAGCGCGACGAACGTAGATCTGTGGTAATACACAGCTCCATCGACGTCGAGGTCAAGATGGTTTGCCAGCGTTGTCTTGAGCTGGTCACCCTGCCGATCCACAGCGAATGCAGTTACGCCGTGGTGAAAGAGGGTGCGAATACCCAGTCGTTACCGAAAGGTTATGACGTGCTGGAACTGGGCGAAGATCCATTGGATCTGCATGCACTGATCGAGGAGGAGCTTTTGCTCGCCTTGCCCATTGTGCCTGCTCATCATCCGGAAGAATGCCAGCAGCCGGCGGGTCTCGATGAGCCCGAACCAGGCGAGGACGAGGTAACGCGGTCCAACCCGTTCAGTGTATTGGCGCAGTTAAAGCGTGACCCAAACGTTTAGGAGTTAATCAATTATGGCTGTTCAGCAGAACAAAAAATCCCGCTCTGCCCGTGACATGCGTCGTTCGCACGATGCTCTTTCGGCTAGCACTCTGTCTGTAGAAAAAACCACCGGTGAAATTCACCTGCGTCACCACGTATCGCCAGAAGGCGTATACCGTGGTCGTAAAGTGATCGACAAGGGCGCTGACGAGTAATCACTTGTCCGCTCAGGTCATCGCGATCGACGCAATGGGCGGGGACTTCGGTCCCCGCAGCATTGTTCAGGCCTGTATTGCCTGCCTGTCTGCTACTCCCTCGCTGCATCTGACCCTCGTTGGTCAACCTTCCCTACTTGAATCCCTGATCGCTGGCCATTCGGCTGTGGATCGCTCGCGCCTGTCTATTGTCCCGGCTTCAGAAGTCATTGCCATGAATGAGCGGCCTTCCCATGCCCTGCGCAGCAAGCCGGACTCGTCCATGCGCGTTGCTCTGGAGTTGCTCCGTGATGGCAAGGTGCAAGCTTGTGTCAGTTCCGGTAACACGGGGGCGCTGATGGCCTTGTCCCGGCATGTGCTCAAGACCTTGCCGGGCATCGACCGTCCAGCGATGGTGGCGGCAGTTCCGACCCAGACCGGCTACTGTCAGTTGCTGGATCTGGGGGCGAATGTCGATTGCACGGCCAGTCAGTTGTTCCAGTTTGCGGTGATGGGCTCGGTGGCGGCGCAGGCGCTTGGTGTGCCTCGTCCGCGGGTCGCCTTGCTCAATATCGGTACCGAGGACGTCAAGGGCAATCAGCAGGTCAAGGAGGCGGCGGCATTGTTGCAGGCGGCGCCGGGGTTGCACTACATCGGTTTTGTCGAAGGCGATGGGGTGTATCGGGGCGAAGCTGATGTGGTGGTGTGTGACGGGTTTGTCGGCAACATCATGCTCAAGTCCAGCGAAGGCCTGGCAACGATGATTTCGAGCCGGCTTGAGGCGGTGTTCAGGCGCAACCTGTTCAGTCGCTTCGTGGGCGTGCTGGCATTGCCGTTGATGCGGCGCTTGCAGGCGGATCTGGCGCCGGCGCGGCATAATGGTGCGAGCTTTCTCGGCTTGCAGGGCATTGTGGTCAAGAGTCACGGTTCGGCAGGTGCTCAGGGCTTTCAAAGTGCAATTGAACGTGCGCTGATTGAAATCCATGAAGACCTGCCAAAGCGTTTGTATGGGCGCCTTGAAGGGTTGTTGCCGTAGGCGTTTTAGCGGTCGGGCGCTTAAATGTGACCGCCCGGTCCAATCAGCCATCCAACTGTCAGTTTCTTGCGTCCGCCACGGCAGGACGTCAATTCTCCGACGACAAGATCATTAGGGGCTTGTTACATGTCTACATCCCTCGCATTCGTCTTTCCAGGGCAGGGTTCGCAGTCCCTCGGCATGTTGGCCGAGCTGGGCGCGGCACATCCGCTGGTCCTGGAAACATTTAAAGAAGCGTCTGACGCCCTGGGTTACGACCTGTGGGCGCTGACCCAGGAAGGTCCTGCCGAGAAGCTGAACCAGACTGATATCACCCAGCCTGCCATCCTTGCGGCCTCGATTGCCCTTTGGCGTCTGTGGCTGGCTGAAGGTGGCAAGCGTCCTGACTTCGTTGCCGGCCACAGCTTGGGCGAGTACAGCGCGCTGGTGGCCGCCGAATGCCTGACCCTGGCCGAGGCGGTCAAGCTGGTCGAGCGTCGTGGTCAGTTGATGCAAGAGGCCGTACCGGCCGGGCAGGGCGCCATGGCGGCGATCCTGGGTCTGGAAGATGCCGATGTACTGGCTGCCTGTGCTGAAGCTGCGCAAGGCGAAGTGGTCAGCGCGGTCAACTTCAACTCGCCGGGTCAGGTCGTGATTGCCGGGGCCAAGGCCGCTGTCGAGCGCGCCATGGAACTGTGCAAGGCCAAGGGCGCCAAGCGTGCCTTGCCGTTGCCGGTAAGCGTACCGTCGCACTGCGAACTGATGCGTCCAGCTGCCGAGCGTTTTGCCGAGTCCATTGAAGCGATCGACTGGAAAATGCCGGCCATTGCCCTGGTGCAGAATGTCAGCGCCGCGGTGGCAGCCGATTTGCCAACCCTCAAGCGCGATTTGCTTGAGCAGCTGTACAAGCCTGTGCGCTGGGTTGAATCGGTTCAGGCCCTGGCGGCCGATGGCCCGGTTGACCTGGTCGAATGCGGGCCGGGCAAGGTCCTGGTGGGCATCAGCAAGCGCTGTGCCGAAGGCGTTACCACTCACAATTTGAATACCCCGGATGCCTTCGCCGCTGCGCGCTTGGCTCTGGTCTGAATCAGGAGAAGCCTGCATGAGCTTGCAAGGTAAAGTTGCACTGGTAACAGGCGCAAGCCGTGGCATTGGCCAGGCAATCGCGTTGGAGTTGGGTCGTCAGGGCGCCATTGTCATTGGTACGGCGACTTCCGCTTCCGGTGCCGAGCGCATCGCTGCCACCCTGAAAGAAAACGGTGTTCAGGGCACTGGCATGGAACTCAACGTGACCAGCAATGAATCGGTTGCTGCGGTACTGGCGAGCATTCAGGAGCAGTTCGGCGCGCCGGCGATCCTGGTCAATAATGCCGGTATCACCCGTGATAACCTGATGATGCGCATGAAAGATGACGAATGGCATGATGTCATCGACACCAACCTGAACAGTCTGTATCGCCTGTCCAAAGGTGTTTTGCGCGGCATGACCAAGGCCCGTTGGGGACGAATTATCAATATTGGCTCTGTTGTGGGTGCCATGGGCAACGCTGGCCAAGTAAACTACGCCGCCGCCAAGGCAGGCCTTGAAGGTTTCGGTCGTGCTCTGGCACGTGAAGTGGGCTCTCGCTCGATCACTGTCAACTCGGTCGCTCCAGGTTTTATCGACACCGATATGACCCGTGAGCTGCCAGAAGCACAGCGCGAAGCCTTGCAGACGCAGATTCCGCTGGGCCGTCTGGGCCAGGCTCAAGAGATCGCAAACGTGGTCGCTTTCCTGGCATCCGACGGTGCAGCCTACGTGACCGGGGCTACAATTCCGGTCAACGGCGGGATGTACATGAGTTAAATGTGACGGATTGCTTCAAAAAAATGTCATACGAGCTGTCTAAAATCCGTTATAAAGCTGCAATCTTTTTATAGGTGGCCGGTTGTTGCGGGGTGAGTGCAAAGCTTTCAGTTGAAAAACCGAAAAGGCTTTCGATACACTTGCCCACTGGCCAGCTGCCTGAATTTGTCCATTAGGAGTGAAAACAAGGTATGAGCACCATCGAAGAGCGCGTCAAGAAAATCGTTGCCGAGCAACTGGGCGTTAAAGAAGAAGAAGTGACCAATGCCGCTTCCTTCGTTGAAGACCTGGGTGCCGACTCCCTTGACACCGTTGAGCTTGTGATGGCTCTGGAAGAGGAATTCGAGACTGAGATTCCTGACGAAGAAGCTGAAAAGATCACTACTGTACAAGCAGCAATCGACTACGTTACTAGCCACCAGGCGTAATAGTTTGTAATCGTTGCTCGCTGTCATGGAAAAACCGCACTGCCGCTCTGGCGTGCGGTTTTTTCTTTAGGTGTGATGCAAAGTGTCGTCAATAGAATAAAGGAGAGTGCTGTGTCGCGTAGACGCGTCGTAGTCACCGGTATGGGGATGTTGTCGCCACTGGGTGCGGATGTTCCGAGCACCTGGCAAGGCATTCTGGCAGGCCGTAGTGGCATTGGTCTGATCGAACACACGGATCTTTCTGCCTATTCCACCCGTTTTGGCGGCTCGGTACAGGGCTTTAACGTTGAGGACTACCTCTCCGTCAAAGAAGCCCGAAAACTTGACCTGTTTATTCAATACGGTCTGGCAGCCGGGTTTCAGGCTGTGCGCAATTCCGGCCTGGAAGTTACCGACGCCAATCGTGAGCGCATCGGTGTGGCAATGGGTTCGGGTATTGGCGGTCTGACCAATATCGAAGAAACCAGCCGTACCCTGCACGAGCAAGGCCCGCGACGGATTTCTCCGTTTTTTGTGCCGGGCTCGATCATCAACATGATTTCCGGCTTTCTGTCTATCCACCTGGGTACACAGGGGCCTAACTACGCCATCGCCACAGCCTGTACCACCGGTACGCACTGTATTGGCATGGCGGCGCGCAACATTGCCTACGGCGAAGCCGATGTGATGATTGCAGGTGGCGCAGAAATGGCTGCTTGCGGTCTGGGCATGGGCGGCTTTGGTGCTTCCCGTGCGCTGTCGACCCGCAACGACGACCCGACCCGGGCCAGCCGTCCGTGGGACAAGGGCCGTGACGGTTTTGTGCTGTCCGACGGTGCCGGCGCGCTGGTGCTCGAAGAGCTCGAGCATGCCAAGGCGCGTGGCGCGACCATCTACGCCGAGCTGATCGGTTTTGGTATGAGCGGTGACGCTTTCCACATGACCTCGCCTCCGGCTGACGGTGCGGGTGCGGCACGCTGCATCACCAATGCCTTGCGTGATGCCCGGGTCAACCCTGATCAGGTGCAGTACATCAACGCCCACGGCACCTCGACGCCTGCCGGTGACCTGGCAGAAGTTTCGGCGATCAAGTCGGTGTTCGGCGATCACGCCTACAACCTGGCCGTGAGTTCGACCAAGTCCATGACCGGTCACCTGTTGGGTGCCGCCGGTGCAGTCGAGGCGATCTTCAGCGTACTGGCC
Proteins encoded in this window:
- a CDS encoding S49 family peptidase; this translates as MVDQWKAPSAAENTVGGDKSWQLLEKTLLAGIQEQRRSRRWGIFFKVLMFCYLIAVLLLFTPLVSMERSAVGGSSYTALIDVRGPIADKEPASADNLVTSLQAAFDDPRVKGVVLRINSPGGSPVQSGYVYDEIRRLRGLHPDTKVYAVISDLGASGAYYIASAADEIYADKASLVGSIGVTAAGFGFVGAMDKLGIQRRAYTSGDHKAFLDPFEPEKPDETKFWQGVLNVTHQQFIDSVKQGRGDRLKDKEHPELFSGLVWTGQQALPLGLIDGLGNTSSVARDVIGAKELVDFTVQESAFDRFSKKLGASVAEQLAMWMGFQGPTLR
- the fabF gene encoding beta-ketoacyl-ACP synthase II gives rise to the protein MSRRRVVVTGMGMLSPLGADVPSTWQGILAGRSGIGLIEHTDLSAYSTRFGGSVQGFNVEDYLSVKEARKLDLFIQYGLAAGFQAVRNSGLEVTDANRERIGVAMGSGIGGLTNIEETSRTLHEQGPRRISPFFVPGSIINMISGFLSIHLGTQGPNYAIATACTTGTHCIGMAARNIAYGEADVMIAGGAEMAACGLGMGGFGASRALSTRNDDPTRASRPWDKGRDGFVLSDGAGALVLEELEHAKARGATIYAELIGFGMSGDAFHMTSPPADGAGAARCITNALRDARVNPDQVQYINAHGTSTPAGDLAEVSAIKSVFGDHAYNLAVSSTKSMTGHLLGAAGAVEAIFSVLAINSQIAPPTINLDEPDEGCDLDFVPHTPREMPIDVVLSNSFGFGGTNGSLVFRRYAE
- a CDS encoding nucleoside triphosphate pyrophosphatase — protein: MLPLLLASSSVYRRDLLSRLRLPFTCSSPDIDEGHHQGETAIELVKRLSLEKARALAASHPNHLIIGSDQVAVLDGRIIGKPHTYEKAHQQLTTASGASVSFLTGLTLLNSQTGHYQTDCVPFTVHMRSLSAEQIERYLRAEQPYDCAGSFKAEGLGVSLFQRTEGDDATSLVGLPLIRLVDMLLAEGVHLP
- the rpmF gene encoding 50S ribosomal protein L32, whose translation is MAVQQNKKSRSARDMRRSHDALSASTLSVEKTTGEIHLRHHVSPEGVYRGRKVIDKGADE
- the acpP gene encoding acyl carrier protein, with amino-acid sequence MSTIEERVKKIVAEQLGVKEEEVTNAASFVEDLGADSLDTVELVMALEEEFETEIPDEEAEKITTVQAAIDYVTSHQA
- the fabG gene encoding 3-oxoacyl-ACP reductase FabG, which codes for MSLQGKVALVTGASRGIGQAIALELGRQGAIVIGTATSASGAERIAATLKENGVQGTGMELNVTSNESVAAVLASIQEQFGAPAILVNNAGITRDNLMMRMKDDEWHDVIDTNLNSLYRLSKGVLRGMTKARWGRIINIGSVVGAMGNAGQVNYAAAKAGLEGFGRALAREVGSRSITVNSVAPGFIDTDMTRELPEAQREALQTQIPLGRLGQAQEIANVVAFLASDGAAYVTGATIPVNGGMYMS
- the fabD gene encoding ACP S-malonyltransferase, whose product is MSTSLAFVFPGQGSQSLGMLAELGAAHPLVLETFKEASDALGYDLWALTQEGPAEKLNQTDITQPAILAASIALWRLWLAEGGKRPDFVAGHSLGEYSALVAAECLTLAEAVKLVERRGQLMQEAVPAGQGAMAAILGLEDADVLAACAEAAQGEVVSAVNFNSPGQVVIAGAKAAVERAMELCKAKGAKRALPLPVSVPSHCELMRPAAERFAESIEAIDWKMPAIALVQNVSAAVAADLPTLKRDLLEQLYKPVRWVESVQALAADGPVDLVECGPGKVLVGISKRCAEGVTTHNLNTPDAFAAARLALV
- the plsX gene encoding phosphate acyltransferase PlsX, which encodes MSAQVIAIDAMGGDFGPRSIVQACIACLSATPSLHLTLVGQPSLLESLIAGHSAVDRSRLSIVPASEVIAMNERPSHALRSKPDSSMRVALELLRDGKVQACVSSGNTGALMALSRHVLKTLPGIDRPAMVAAVPTQTGYCQLLDLGANVDCTASQLFQFAVMGSVAAQALGVPRPRVALLNIGTEDVKGNQQVKEAAALLQAAPGLHYIGFVEGDGVYRGEADVVVCDGFVGNIMLKSSEGLATMISSRLEAVFRRNLFSRFVGVLALPLMRRLQADLAPARHNGASFLGLQGIVVKSHGSAGAQGFQSAIERALIEIHEDLPKRLYGRLEGLLP
- a CDS encoding YceD family protein — encoded protein: MLNDPIPPHVDPRKLADRGTTLQGEVLLADLERLCDPLSDDVGTVQAKFVFERDERRSVVIHSSIDVEVKMVCQRCLELVTLPIHSECSYAVVKEGANTQSLPKGYDVLELGEDPLDLHALIEEELLLALPIVPAHHPEECQQPAGLDEPEPGEDEVTRSNPFSVLAQLKRDPNV